A region of Bacteroidales bacterium DNA encodes the following proteins:
- a CDS encoding MgtC/SapB family protein, translating into MELMYELRILLHVVIASLLGGVIGYEREKTNKPAGIKTNMIV; encoded by the coding sequence ATGGAACTTATGTATGAACTAAGAATCCTGCTTCATGTAGTTATTGCCTCCCTTTTGGGAGGAGTAATCGGTTACGAAAGGGAAAAAACAAATAAACCGGCAGGGATCAAAACCAATATGATCGTTG